The Chitinophaga sp. Cy-1792 genome contains the following window.
GTTGGTGATACCTACGCAGTAGGCTACGGCAGAACCGGCTGCAGATCCACGGCCGGGGCCGATGAATACGCCAAGGTCGCGGCCAGCCTTGATGAAGTCGGCCACGATGAGGAAGTAACCTGCAAAGCCCATGTTTTCAATTACCTGCAGTTCGAAATTGATACGTTCTTCAATTTCGGCGGTCATTTCGCTATATCGGCTGCGTGCGCCTTCGTAGGTAAGGTGACGCAGGTATTGGTCCTGTGTAAAGAATTCTTTAGGGATCGGGAAGTTAGGCAGCAGGATATCGCGTTTGAGGTCCAGCAGCTGAACCTTGTCAACGATTTCATTGGTATTGTCGATGGCCTGCGGCAGGTCATGGAACAATGCCGACATTTCTTCCGTTGTTTTGAAATAGAACTGGTCGTTATAGAATGCGAAGCGTCTGTTTTTCACGGACACGTCGTCATCGGCAAACTCCTTCATGGTGGGCGTCGCTTTTTTCTCGCCGGTGTTGATACAGAGGAGGATGTCGTGTGCGTTGGCATCGGCCTGGTCCACGTAATGGGAGTCGTTGGAGGCGATGATCTTCACATTGTATTTATTGGCAAACTTCAGCAGTACTGCGTTTACCTGTTCCTGTTCAGGGATGCCGTGGCGTTGCATTTCCACGTAAAAATCTTCGCCGAAGATATCGAGCCACCATTTAAATTCCTTTTCACCTTCTTCTTCGCCTTTGCGGAGGATGGTTTTGGGAACGGAGGCGCCGAGGCAGCAGGTGGTGGCGATCAGCCCTTTATGGTATTGGAGGATCAGTTCTTTGTCGATACGGGGATATTTCCCGTAGAGGCCTTCCATATAGCCCAGGGAGCAGAGTTTGATGAGGTTGCGGTAACCTTCATCATCTTTTGCCAGCAGTACCTGGTGGTAGCGGATATCTTTTTCTTCGCGGGTAAACGCGCGTTTATGCCTGTTTTCCACCAGATAAAACTCACAACCCACAATAGGTTTTACTTTCAGGCGTTTATCCTTTGGATCGGCGGGGTTTAATTTATTATTGTAAGCTTCCGCCACAAACTGGAACACACCAAACATGTTTCCGTGGTCCGTAATGGCCAGCGCAGGCTGATTGGAGGCCATCGCCTTTTTGTAGAGCGATTTAATATCCGCGGCGCCATCCAGTAAGGAGAATTGCGTGTGTACGTGTAAGTGGGAGAAATTCATCTTGCTATTCCTTTTTCGTCAGCGACAAAAGTCGCAAAAAAATACAGGCTAAAAAAATGGGATTTCTCACAACAATATCAAATATAGATTTTGATTTTTTGGCAGAGATAGATTATAACTATTTTAATTTCAGACACTAAAGCATGGTTTTTCGAAAATCTTAAATATTTTAGCAAAAATTTATAACCAGTCCAAGAAGGAAGTATGAATAGCGTAAAGCGGAATCTAATTGTGAAATTATCGGTATGTGCACTGTCACTAAGTTCCTGTTCGACGCTTCAGAAGAGTACCACCAAAACGTCTTCCAGAGCGGCTGCCACTACGGCGAGCAACAATGAGCCGGGGCAGCGGGTACGTTTTATTGAAGGAATCAGTACAAGGCCCACTCCAAAAGTTACCTCCAGTCAATCTTCCAAAATGCCTGCTATCAGCAGGAATGTTACCATGGCCAGCGCCAATCTTGAAAATGCCGCTACCTGGCAATTCAAGTATGCACAGTTGCTGGACGTTCCGGTAGAATCGGTGCTAAACCAGCGCCTGTTCAGCTTCCTGGAAGAATGGATGGGAACTCCCTATCGTATGGGAGGCAAAACAAAAGATGGTATCGACTGTTCAGGATTTGTGAATCTCCTCATGAATACCGTGTTTCAGCTGAACCTGATCGGTAACTCTGTTGCATTATACAGTCAGGTTACCCGTCTTTCCAAAACACAACTCCACGAAGGAGACCTCGTGTTTTTTAAAATACATCACAAGCGTATCTCCCATGTAGGCATCTACCTGGAAAATGATAAATTCGTACATGCCTCTACTTCCAATGGTGTCATGATCAGTGATCTGAAAGAGGCCTACTGGAAAAAATATTATGCCGGCGGAGGCAGACTATAACTTACGATCAGCCTGTGGCATCCGGACAATGAACATGCCGCAGGCTGTACTTCCCTTATAACCCGCACCCAGCGCCACAAACGGCCTTGATATTTGTTTAATTGTCCGTTTTGTGCTACTTTCACTGCTTTGATATTTTAGATTTTCTGCATGGAACTGGCGCCAATAGTATTATTTGTTTATAATCGTCCCGAACTGACTCTCAGTACTTTAGAGCATCTGAGTCGCAACGCAGCAGCTGCAGACAGCACGCTGTATGTCTTTTGTGATGGCCCGAAAGCGGGCGTATCACCGGAGCAGCAGGCCCTGGTGGCTGAAACCCGTCGGATCGTGCGTAGTCAGCAGTGGTGTAAAGAAGTGATCATAGAAGAATCGGCCCAGAACAAAGGCCTGGCCAATTCCATCATTTACGGCGTTACCAAAATTGTGAACGAGTACGGTAAAATCATCGTGCTGGAAGATGACCTGGTAGTAGCGCCACATTTCCTTGAATATGTAAACGAAGCCCTGGTGAAATACGAGCATGACGAAAAAATGCTTGCAGTTCACGGGTATATATATCCGATTGCCATTCCGGAAGAACTGAAGGACGATACCTTTGCCATTCATGATCCGGGATGCTGGGGTTGGGGTACCTGGGCCCGTGCCTGGCGCAAGTTTGAGCCAGACTCTGCCAAACTCATCCAGCAAATCCAGGAAAGAGGGTTGCGCAAACCATTTGATTTCTGGGGCGGATATCCTTTCTTCAGAATGTTGCACCAGCAACAGCAGGGCAAGGTAAGCTCCTGGGCCATCCGATGGAGAGCCGCCGCTTACCTGCACGACATGCTCACCCTGTACCCCGTTAAATCACTCGTACGGCATGACGGTAACGTGCCCAGTGCCACGCACCACTATACCGTACACGACTATACCTATACAGAACTCTGGCCAGGAACCATTCCCGTAAAGGATATTCCGGTTGTGAACAACCTGGATATTGAAAAGCGCTTCGGGGTTTTTCTGCGTAAAAATGCCGGAATGACCATCAGGGAAAAAGTTAGAGATAAGCTCATAAAAATCTGGCGCAAAATTGCAGGCAATGCTTAAAAAATTACTCAAAAAATTCAGACGGGAAGTTGTAGCTCCTGCGAACTGGGAAAACCTGCGCAGTGTAAAACCGCTCTCCACCAAATTCGGATTTGACCGTGGTACCCCCGTCGACCGTTACTATATTGAAAGCTTCCTGCAACAAAACATTGCAGCTATTCACGGCCATGTACTGGAGATCGCGGAAAGTTCCTACTCCAAACAATTTGGTCAGCATGTTACCAAATTTGAAGTACTGCATACCAAACAGGATAGCCATGTAACAATCGTAGGCGACCTGACAGACATTGCTTCCTTACCGGAAAACCAGATCGATAGCTTCATCTGCACACAAACTTTCAATTTCATATACGATTATAAAGCGGCCATCCAGGGCGCATACTACCTGCTGAAGCCTGGAGGCACACTGCTGGCAACACTGGCAGGCGTTTCTCAGATATCGGCCTATGATATGCAGCGCTGGGGCGACTACTGGCGTTTTACGACAAAATCTGCACAGCAGGTATTTGATGAGGTATTTGGAGAAGGAAATGTTACCGTAAAAGCCTATGGCAACGTATTGGCTGCCACCGCACTTTTTCATGGAATCTCCGCGGAAGAAGTAACAAAAGAGGAACTGGATTTTAATGATCCGGTATATCCTGTTATTATCAGCGTCATTGCAACGAAGAATACGAATGGGAAAGCTTAGTGATGTGATATTCTCTGCAACGAATTTCGTTGCAAATAAAATACAGCAACCGGCTGTCATCCTGCTGTACCACAGGGTTACAGACCTTGCCGCCGATCCGCAGGACCTGGCAGTGAGTCCGGCAAATTTTGATGCACAGCTGCAACACCTCAAGGCAGCGTACAATGTTCTGGATGCAGATCAGTTTCTCTATCATGTTAAAGAGAAAAAGAAATTCCCGGAAAGGTCCGTATTTATTACGTTTGATGATGGCTACGCAGATAACTACCTGGAAGCAACGCCATTACTGGAAAAACATGCAGCACCCGCCTTGTTTTACATTACCACTTCCAAACTCAATACCACACTGGAACAATGGTGGGATGACCTGGAAAGGGTTTTGCTGACCGGAAGATCACTGCCGGCGAACTTAAATATTACCATCAATGGTGGTGCCCATCAGTTCAATACGGCATCTTCCCAACATATAACCGATACTTACTACGCTTTACAAGGTATCCTGCGATTCTGTGCACCGGATGTAATAGATCATGCCATGCAGGACCTGTACACCTGGGCGCAATGCGGTCCGGAAGGCAGGCCCACTCACCGCATGATGACATTCGATGAGCTGAAAGCCATGGCGAAAAATCCGTATGTACATATTGGTTGTCATACGCACCGGCACCCGGCAGTTGGCATGCTTCCTTTTCAGCAGCAGCTGGAAGAGATCGGCCAGAGCAAGGAAATCCTGGAGACATTATTACAGCAGCCAATGAAGCATTTTTCCTATCCATTCGGCAGCAGGAAGTTTCTCGGTACTAAAAGGTATTACAATGCCGACAGTATCAGGGCCTGCAAGGAGCTTGGACTGGAAATGGTATGTGCCAATTACTATGGTCAGGTGCATTCCTGGAGCAATCCATATGCGCTGCCAAGGATATTGGTAAGGGATTGGTCGCTGGATGTTTTCAAAACCAACATGGAACGCTTTTTTAAAATGTAACCGGTGAAAGTACTCTATATAAACAGGTATGAAAATAGTGGCGGTGCAGCCATAGCAGGGCAAAGGATTGCCACTGCACTGGAACGTTACTATCATACCGACAACCATTTTATTGCAGGCACCCATCAAACCAATGCAGCCAATGTAACGGTTACGCGGAAAGGGCCTGTCATTAATTTTATAGAGAGAGGATGGAATGTTGCCAGTAACCTGATGGGGATGCAATACCTCTGGTTTCCATTTTCATCAGCGGTAATAATGGATACGGTAAAGCAGTTCAAGCCGGATATTATCAGTTTGCATAACATCCATGGTGGATACTTTGATGCAGCATTGCTGCCAAAGTTATCCGCATACGCGCCTATTGTATGGACGCTGCATGATATGTGGGCCATTACCGCCAATGCGGCGCATACCTTTGGTGATACTTCCTGGCAGGAAGGATTGCCAGCCGAAGATGAGTACAAGCGTTCTCCATCTACAGGCATTGATACCGGGGTTTATCTTATCAATAGAAAAAAACGGCTGTATGCGGCCAGCGATCTTTACATTGTATCACCGG
Protein-coding sequences here:
- a CDS encoding methyltransferase domain-containing protein — its product is MLKKLLKKFRREVVAPANWENLRSVKPLSTKFGFDRGTPVDRYYIESFLQQNIAAIHGHVLEIAESSYSKQFGQHVTKFEVLHTKQDSHVTIVGDLTDIASLPENQIDSFICTQTFNFIYDYKAAIQGAYYLLKPGGTLLATLAGVSQISAYDMQRWGDYWRFTTKSAQQVFDEVFGEGNVTVKAYGNVLAATALFHGISAEEVTKEELDFNDPVYPVIISVIATKNTNGKA
- a CDS encoding C40 family peptidase; translated protein: MKLSVCALSLSSCSTLQKSTTKTSSRAAATTASNNEPGQRVRFIEGISTRPTPKVTSSQSSKMPAISRNVTMASANLENAATWQFKYAQLLDVPVESVLNQRLFSFLEEWMGTPYRMGGKTKDGIDCSGFVNLLMNTVFQLNLIGNSVALYSQVTRLSKTQLHEGDLVFFKIHHKRISHVGIYLENDKFVHASTSNGVMISDLKEAYWKKYYAGGGRL
- a CDS encoding polysaccharide deacetylase family protein, which translates into the protein MGKLSDVIFSATNFVANKIQQPAVILLYHRVTDLAADPQDLAVSPANFDAQLQHLKAAYNVLDADQFLYHVKEKKKFPERSVFITFDDGYADNYLEATPLLEKHAAPALFYITTSKLNTTLEQWWDDLERVLLTGRSLPANLNITINGGAHQFNTASSQHITDTYYALQGILRFCAPDVIDHAMQDLYTWAQCGPEGRPTHRMMTFDELKAMAKNPYVHIGCHTHRHPAVGMLPFQQQLEEIGQSKEILETLLQQPMKHFSYPFGSRKFLGTKRYYNADSIRACKELGLEMVCANYYGQVHSWSNPYALPRILVRDWSLDVFKTNMERFFKM
- a CDS encoding glycosyltransferase — translated: MELAPIVLFVYNRPELTLSTLEHLSRNAAAADSTLYVFCDGPKAGVSPEQQALVAETRRIVRSQQWCKEVIIEESAQNKGLANSIIYGVTKIVNEYGKIIVLEDDLVVAPHFLEYVNEALVKYEHDEKMLAVHGYIYPIAIPEELKDDTFAIHDPGCWGWGTWARAWRKFEPDSAKLIQQIQERGLRKPFDFWGGYPFFRMLHQQQQGKVSSWAIRWRAAAYLHDMLTLYPVKSLVRHDGNVPSATHHYTVHDYTYTELWPGTIPVKDIPVVNNLDIEKRFGVFLRKNAGMTIREKVRDKLIKIWRKIAGNA